In Puntigrus tetrazona isolate hp1 chromosome 24, ASM1883169v1, whole genome shotgun sequence, a genomic segment contains:
- the LOC122329865 gene encoding suppressor of cytokine signaling 6: protein MKKISLKTIRKSLNIKGKEDGDFVMLQQPSLAAEFTKDDSLFGGCYTKGLVGCDLNGEDEKGHKNRSKSESLMGTLKRRLSTKQKAKVKGGSTTVGSGDDDDTFSSSSVPISFNEVKAQRPLRSSSLRSHHYSPSPWPFRPVVSEEACIKMEVKVKAMVHSPNPSPSLNGIRKEFHDIQLEGLFHDQSESLKDMDTQSGNLHLNIEDHVPIGLTPQDYIQYTMPLDEGMYPDSSQSFCLDGPSPMEVVDPVESGSLHADHGPDDHDLVPSDILMEQAVNGHLPGTPAMVLSNSRADTPLFSPSLSPLSNNDIPRTLSGFSGADSHVVERVRHHLNFDPNSAPGVSRVYDSFQSSGPMVVTSLTEELKKLAKQGWYWGPITRWEAEEKLINLPDGSFLVRDSSDDRYLLSLSFRSQGKTLHTRIEHSNGRFSFYEQPDVEGHTSIVDLIEHSIKDSENGAFCYSRSRLPGSATYPVRLTNPVSRFMQVRSLQYLCRFVIRQYTRIDLIQKLPLPNKMKDYLQEKHY, encoded by the coding sequence ATGAAGAAGATCAGTCTGAAGACCATCAGAAAGTCACTTAACATAAAGGGCAAAGAAGATGGGGATTTTGTCATGCTCCAGCAGCCATCTTTAGCGGCCGAGTTCACCAAGGATGACTCTCTCTTCGGAGGCTGTTACACCAAAGGGCTGGTAGGTTGCGATCTTAATGGGGAGGATGAGAAGGGTCATAAGAACCGATCGAAGAGCGAAAGTCTTATGGGCACTCTAAAGAGGAGACTGTCTACCAAACAGAAAGCAAAAGTCAAGGGAGGCTCCACCACGGTGGGCTCTGGAGATGATGATGACACCTTCTCTTCCTCGTCGGTCCCGATAAGCTTTAATGAAGTCAAAGCCCAGCGGCCCTTAAGATCTTCGTCCCTCCGAAGCCATCATTACAGCCCTTCTCCGTGGCCTTTCCGGCCAGTTGTCTCTGAAGAGGCTTGCATCAAGATGGAGGTGAAAGTCAAAGCTATGGTCCACTCCCCCAATCCCAGTCCCTCCCTCAATGGTATCAGAAAGGAGTTCCATGACATCCAATTAGAAGGTCTGTTCCATGATCAGAGCGAGTCTCTGAAGGACATGGATACTCAGAGTGGCAACTTGCATTTGAACATTGAGGATCACGTGCCTATTGGACTCACACCTCAGGACTACATCCAGTACACAATGCCTTTAGATGAGGGAATGTACCCAGATTCGTCCCAGTCCTTCTGCTTGGATGGTCCCTCGCCAATGGAGGTGGTCGATCCGGTCGAATCTGGCTCATTGCACGCGGATCATGGCCCGGATGACCACGATCTTGTGCCATCGGACATTCTCATGGAGCAGGCGGTGAATGGACACCTTCCTGGTACTCCGGCGATGGTCCTTTCCAACTCTAGAGCCGACACACCGTTATTTTCTCCCTCCTTGTCACCTCTTTCCAACAACGATATTCCAAGGACCCTCTCCGGCTTCAGTGGTGCAGACTCTCATGTCGTTGAGAGAGTGAGGCACCACCTGAACTTTGACCCCAATTCCGCTCCCGGTGTTAGTAGGGTGTATGATTCTTTCCAAAGCAGCGGACCCATGGTTGTAACAAGCCTTACGGAGGAACTTAAAAAACTGGCCAAGCAGGGTTGGTACTGGGGACCTATCACTCGATGGGAGGCTGAGGAGAAGCTCATCAACCTTCCAGACGGCTCTTTTTTGGTGAGGGACAGTTCGGACGATCGCTATCTCCTCAGCCTGAGCTTTCGGTCACAGGGAAAGACACTTCACACCAGGATCGAACATTCGAATGGCAGATTCAGTTTTTACGAGCAGCCAGATGTAGAAGGGCACACTTCCATCGTAGATCTCATCGAGCACTCTATAAAAGACTCTGAAAATGGCGCGTTCTGTTACTCCAGGTCCCGTCTGCCGGGGTCTGCCACGTACCCTGTTCGCTTGACCAATCCTGTCTCGCGTTTCATGCAAGTCCGTTCCCTGCAATATCTTTGCCGCTTTGTTATCCGACAGTACACGCGGATAGATTTGATTCAGAAACTGCCTTTaccaaacaaaatgaaagattATTTGCAGGAGAAGCACTACTGA